The genomic segment TTTGCTATAGATATGGTTTTTGTATCTTTTAAAACATCAAGTCCGTTTTTTAGTTTAAAATCCCTTATAGTAAATATAGCAAGGGAACCTTGCGCATACACAACTGGCTTAGCAACACCAAATCCACTCTCATAAACCTTGTCTGCAAAACCCATATTTGCAGCCATAAATATATCAGCTGGGGCTCCGTTTTGTATCTGGGATGTAAGACCGCCACTAGCACCTAAGCTAAGTTCTACCTTTGTATCTGGGTAAAGTTCGTTAAATTTCTTCAAAAGCTCTTCAAAAGCATAAGATGTATTTGCCGCAGCAAGCACTCTAATCTCCCCTGCAAACAAAGCACAAGCACTAATAACTAATGCAACTAAAATTTTTTTCATTTTTATACTCCTATTATAATGTCTGATGATTTCACTAATGCTTTTAATTTATCTCCGACACCTATTTTTAGATCCATAACAACATCTTTTGCAACTATCGCACTTAGGTTTTGATAATCACTCAAACGCATTATCACATCCGCATTTTTAGAGCCAACTTTTACAGATACCACTTCTCCATTTAGTTGATTTATACTATCATCTTTTATAACCTCATCTTTTTTTACAAGGCTAACGCAAGGTGCTTTAAAGATAAAAACAACTTTTTTACCAATGATAAGGTTTAAATTTTTTTCACTTTCAAGGGTAATATTAGAATGCATAATATCATCGTTGCTTAATTTTGCAAAAATTTGAGAGCTAACCGCACCTGATTTTATTTCTACTATCTCGCAGTTTAGCTGATTTCTAGCACTTAGATTGTTGCTTAGTCTAGAAAAATTTATTATTTCAGAGTTTGAAATATCAAGATTTTCGCATACCTTTGTTAAAAAATCATTTTGCAAACCAAGCAACTTTTCATAAATTTCAATCATCTTGTGGCCGTATTCGGTTAATTCTGTGCCACTATTTTTTTTCTTTCCATTTGCTCTACTTACAAGTGGTTTATCGCTTTTGCTATTTAATATATCTATGTTATCCCAAGCATTTTTATATGATATACCAATAGTCTGAGCGGCTTTTGTTATGCTTTTTGTAGAATCAATGGCTTTTAGTAATTTTATATGTTTTTGCAAAACAGATATATTATCACCTAAAAAAATTTCCAAATCAATACTAGCTTTCATAAAAAACACCTTATATATAATTAAATAATTTTAAAAGTATAATTTATTATATACAAAAATGCTTAAATTTCAAAAAGTTCGTATTTTAATTTTTTAAAGATTTCTTGTTTTTTGGTAGCTTCTTCTAAAAACTGAGTATCTGATGTAGAGCTAACAACACTATCTAATTCATCTATCATAATATCACAAATTAGGCGTATTCTTTCTTTATTTGCCGTACCGACCTTACCTTTTGAGATATCTTGTATCTTTTTTAGATACTCATCAGCTTGTGATATATATCTTTTGTATTTGAGTATATCTTCATTTTTTTTAAACAAAGACTGAGCCATTTTATTGTATTTATCAAGTTCGTATGATTTTTTGCTAAGTTCGTATGATTTGTCATAATTTTGTAGTTCATAATAAAATTTAGCTTTAAACGAAAGCTGGTAAGATTCATTTGTAGCAAAAAACAAAGCACAAGCACTTAGTATCAAAATAACTACAGCAACAGGCAAGGTTTTATTAAAAAGCATAGCTTATCTTTCAATGCTTTTTAGCATTTTTAGACCACCATTGTTTTAGGTTTAGTACAAATTCTTCTTTATGCTCTAACACACTTTTGCCGTTAGGATTTCTTTCACTCTCAAGCCACATCTTAGCCTGAAGCTCTTCTTTTGCTGTATCAATATCAAGTTCGTTAAAATTTAGTGGCTTTGAAAGTGTAAAGTTTATCGTAGAAAATGGCTTTGGGATGATCATCTTATCCCAACTTTTTAGTTGCCAAAAAGAGCTTGCTTCGTAGTTTAGTATATAAACATCTTTGTTTGTTTTTTGAGCTATCACAATAGCACCGTCAGCTATACTATGTCTTGGACCACGAGGGCCATCTGGTGTAATGATAACATCAATGCCATTTTTTATATCTTTTAGTGCATTTATCAAAACCTTAGCGCCACCTTTTGAGCTACTACCTCTTATTGTAGATATGCCAAAAAAATTAATTATTCGTGTGATTATCTCGCCATCTTTATGATCACTTATAACAACTTTACCTTTTCTTTTTTTGTTAAAATCACAAGTCCAATACCTAAGGTAAGCA from the Campylobacter pinnipediorum subsp. pinnipediorum genome contains:
- the modA gene encoding molybdate ABC transporter substrate-binding protein, giving the protein MKKILVALVISACALFAGEIRVLAAANTSYAFEELLKKFNELYPDTKVELSLGASGGLTSQIQNGAPADIFMAANMGFADKVYESGFGVAKPVVYAQGSLAIFTIRDFKLKNGLDVLKDTKTISIANPKSAPYGEASIEALKNANLFKDIEKKIIYTQKISETLSQALSAADIGFIAASALYDKKMSKYKEGVNYVFVDKNLYKPIDQGMVLLKRAENNKEAKAFYDFILSDEAKDIFNKFGYITPK
- a CDS encoding TOBE domain-containing protein, translating into MKASIDLEIFLGDNISVLQKHIKLLKAIDSTKSITKAAQTIGISYKNAWDNIDILNSKSDKPLVSRANGKKKNSGTELTEYGHKMIEIYEKLLGLQNDFLTKVCENLDISNSEIINFSRLSNNLSARNQLNCEIVEIKSGAVSSQIFAKLSNDDIMHSNITLESEKNLNLIIGKKVVFIFKAPCVSLVKKDEVIKDDSINQLNGEVVSVKVGSKNADVIMRLSDYQNLSAIVAKDVVMDLKIGVGDKLKALVKSSDIIIGV
- a CDS encoding lysophospholipid acyltransferase family protein; this encodes MIVYVFYLLVWVIFLTCKKTYSKNKLPNDSCVVVFWHSRLAFMSFAYLRYWTCDFNKKRKGKVVISDHKDGEIITRIINFFGISTIRGSSSKGGAKVLINALKDIKNGIDVIITPDGPRGPRHSIADGAIVIAQKTNKDVYILNYEASSFWQLKSWDKMIIPKPFSTINFTLSKPLNFNELDIDTAKEELQAKMWLESERNPNGKSVLEHKEEFVLNLKQWWSKNAKKH